GGCCTGCCCTGGGCCGGTGCGCGCGATCGTGTCGACCACCTGGAACGCACAGTGCGGGAGGTGCGCAGCCTGCTCACTGATCCGCGGCATCAACCGCGGCCGGTCCAGGATCCGATGCCGCCGCTGACCATCGCGGGCAACGGCAACCGGGTTCTGCGCCTGGCCGCCCAGCACGCCGACATCGTCGCCTTCAGCGGCGCCACCTCGGGGACGAACCCCGGTAGCCTCCGTTTTCTCGGCCCGGACGCACTGGCTCAGCGGGTCGCGCACGTTCGCGACGCCGCGCCGGACCGCTTCGGCGCCATCGAGCTCAACCTCCTCATCCACGCCGTCGCGCCCGACGGTGACCGTCGCCGCGCGGCCGCCGGGGCGCGCCGATTCGAAGACCACCTGCCGGACCGGGACTTGTCGGAGGTGCCGACCATCCTTTCCGGACCGCCCGGGGAAATGGCCGACACCCTTGAGCGCCACCGCGAGAGGTACGGCTTCACCTACTTCACAGTGCCGGAACCAGCCATGCGTGAGTTCGCCCGTGCCATCGCGAAAGTGAGGAGTTGACCGTGGCTCGTCTGGCCCAGACCGCCGGTCTCACCGACGTGCAGTCGGAGATCCTGTCCACGGTTCGCTCGTTCGTGGACAAGGAGATCATCCCGCACGCCCAGGAGCTGGAGCACGCGGACGCCTACCCGGCGGACATCGTCGAGGGCATGAAGGAGATGGGCCTGTTCGGGATCACGATCCCGGAGGAGTACGGCGGGCTGGGCGAGTCGCTGCTGACCTACGCGCTCGTGGTCGAGGAGATCGCGCGCGGCTGGATGAGCGTCTCGGGTGTCATCAACACGCACTTCATCGTGGCGCACATGATCTCCCGGCACGGCACGCCGGAGCAGAAGCAGAAGTACCTGCCGAAGATGGCGGCGGGCGAGGTCCGCGGTTCGTTCTCGATGTCCGAGCCCGACCTCGGCTCGGACGTGGCGGCCATCAAGACCCGCGCGCGGCGGGACGGCAATGGGGGTACCCCCGCCAGTGGGGGCGTAGCCGGCGGGGGAGACTACGTCATCGACGGGTCGAAGATGTGGCTGACCAACGGCGGCTCGTCGAACCTGATCGCGTTGCTGGTGCGCACCGACGAAGGCGCGGAGAAGGCCCACCAGAACCTGACGACGTTCCTGGTGGAGAAGCCGGAGGGCTTCGGCGAGGTGGCGCCGGGGCTCACCATCCCGGGCAAGATCGACAAGATGGGTTACAAGGGCGTCGACACCACCGAGGCGGTGTTCGACGGCTTCCGCATCCCCGCCTCGCAGGTCCTCGGCGAGGCGCCGGGCAGGGGTTTTGCGTTCATGATGGACGGCATCGAGGTCGGCCGGGTCAACGTGGCGGCGCGGGCGTGCGGCATCGCGATCCGGGCGTTCGAGCTGGCGGTGGAGTACGCGCAGCAGCGCAGGACGTTCGGCAAGCCGATCGCCCAGCACCAGGCCATCGCGTTCAAGCTCGCGGAGATGGCCACCAAGGTCGAGGCGGCGCACCTGATGATGGTCAACGCGGCGCGGCTGAAGGACACCGGCGAGCGCAACGACGTGGCGGCGGGCATGGCGAAGCTCATCGCCTCCGAGTACTGCGCCGAGGTCACCCAGGAGGCGTTCCGCATCCACGGCGGCTACGGCTACAGCAAGGAGTACGAGATCGAGCGCCTGATGCGGGAGGCGCCGTTCCTGCTCATCGGCGAGGGCACCAGCGAGATCCAGAAGACGATCATCAGCCGCGGCCTGCTGCGCGAGTACCAGGTCAAGAGCCGGCTTCCTGCGCGGCGCTGACGACCGCGGCGCCGGCTCGAGGTGCGGCTCACGCTCAGCTTCGGCAGGCGGTGATGTACTGACCGCACACCACACGGCTCGGGCTGTTTGTCGCGCCCCTGCGAGGGGTGCGATCCGGCGCAGCACCGGAACCGTAGGACTTCCCGGCCGGCGCCACCATGGTCGATGGTGTCGGCGTCGGTCGTGTCGGTCCAGTGGCTGCGGTAGTCGCCGTCGGGGTCGAGCAGGTAGGTGATGGCCGTGTGCGGGACGGCGTAGCCGTCGGGGTCGTCGGGATCGGGCCGGCGACGGGCGAAGACGCCGAAGGCCCGGCGGGCCGCGTCGGTCTGTTCGGCGGTGCCGGTGAGCCCGGTGAACCGCGGATAGCCGGTTTCCAGGAACTGCCGCAGGACTTCGGGCGTGTCGCGGTCGGGGTCGACGGTGATGTAGAGCGCCTCGACCTCGGCGGAGGCGAGCGCCTCCGACAGGCGGCCGAGCGCTCGTGGACAGACCACGCGGCAGTGGGTGAAGCCGAACAACACGACGGTCCAGCGGCCGCGGTAGCTGGCTTCCGTCACCGGGGTTCCATGGTGGTCAACCAGGGTGAAGGTGGGTTTCATGACAGGGGCTCCACGATGATGTCGTGCGCGGGTCCGGGCGGCACCACGAAGTCCGGTGTGGACACCGTCGAGCCGTTGAGCCGCCACCGTTCGGGGAGGCGGCCGAAGGTCACGGTGCCGCCGCCGGGTACGGCCGGGTTGATCCGCACCCGCGCGTGCAGGACGCCGTCGATCACTTCGGCGCGGCTGACGTCGACGTTGCGGTCCACGGCGACGATCGCGGGCTCGGTGAAATGCCCGTCCGGCCAGGGGGCCTGGTAGAGGCCGCGCAGGCCGTCGGGCACGTTGAGCCGGGCGTAGCCGAGCAGGACGTTGCCGCTCATCGGTTCGATCTCCGTACGGTTTCCGTCCTCGTCGGTCAGCGTGTCGTTGCGCGGGTAGTAGAGCCCGCCGTCGCGCCACACCGGGGAGAAGAACCGGTCGGCGTGGCCGAGTAGACCGTCCACAGTGGCCTTGTCGCCCATCTCGGCGGCCCAGGCGGCGACCCAGCCGAAGTCGCAGGTGTCGGCGACGACGCGCTGGCCCATGACCTCTCGCGCCGGCGCCGAGGGCACCGACAGGGTGCCGTCCGGGCCGGGGATCAGGAAGTCGCTGACCTGCCGCGGGTAGTGCTGGTGCACGAAGTCGCTGTTCCACATGTTCATCAGCGCCCCGCACCAGGCGTCCACCCACGGTGAGGGCACCTCGTTCGGCCGGACCCGCCGTGAATCCGCGAGCATCATCGTGTTGTAGTGGCCGCCCGCGTCGAGCCGGCCGAAGTCGGCCCAGGCCTGCTCGTACCCGGCGACGACCTCCTCGGCGCGGTGGCCGCCGGTGAGCAGGTCGTGCAGCCGGAAGCCGAGGATGGCGGGCTGGTTGCAGATCTGGAAGATGCAGTTGGGTTCACACGCGACGCCGAGGTAGCCGTTGGCCACCATCTGCCAGTACAGGTGCTCGGTGAGCGAGTCGCGGTCGTAGGCGAACCGCTTCTCGCCCCCGCCCCAGAAGAACGACCAGTGCCGGAAGGTCAGCGATTCCGGCCGGGCGAAGCGGTCGTCGGTGAAGAGGTAGTCGTGCAGCAGCGCGGTGGACTGCACGTAGGCGCTGTACATGATGTTGTCGCGGACGACCGGGTCCCATTCCTCACCGAGCTCGCCGAGGTGGGCGTTGAACACCGAACCACCGCGGCTGACGTCCCGCCAGTACAGCCACACTTCGGGCTCCAGCAGTTTGGTGATCAGTCGCTGGATCGTCGGCTGGAACAGCCCCGGCGCGGCGGGCAGCCGGTGCCGGTGGGTCAGCGCCAGCCCGTAGATCATGTAGGCGAGCTGGAACCGGTAGCCACCGAAGTCGTCCTGGCTCACCCCCTTGCCCTGCATCAGCGACCAGTCGTTGGTCTGCTGCCGCGACAGGTTGTCCCAGTGCCGCAGGTGCCCCAGCTGCTCGGTCGTCAGCATCACGCCCCCTGCACGTTCTGACGGGCCAGCCAGCCCAGGGCGGAGTCGGCGACGGCGCGCCAGCCGCTGTCGAGCACCAGGGAGTGGCCGCGGCCGGGGAAC
The window above is part of the Amycolatopsis thermoflava N1165 genome. Proteins encoded here:
- a CDS encoding TIGR03621 family F420-dependent LLM class oxidoreductase, translating into MTGRGFRFGVNLLTPSSRTAWQTRCREAEDLGYDVIAVPDHLGLPAPFPALVSAAEITTRPRLAVFVLNAGFYNPALLARDLAGTDQLVDGRLEVALGAGYVKAEFDAAGLPWAGARDRVDHLERTVREVRSLLTDPRHQPRPVQDPMPPLTIAGNGNRVLRLAAQHADIVAFSGATSGTNPGSLRFLGPDALAQRVAHVRDAAPDRFGAIELNLLIHAVAPDGDRRRAAAGARRFEDHLPDRDLSEVPTILSGPPGEMADTLERHRERYGFTYFTVPEPAMREFARAIAKVRS
- a CDS encoding acyl-CoA dehydrogenase family protein codes for the protein MARLAQTAGLTDVQSEILSTVRSFVDKEIIPHAQELEHADAYPADIVEGMKEMGLFGITIPEEYGGLGESLLTYALVVEEIARGWMSVSGVINTHFIVAHMISRHGTPEQKQKYLPKMAAGEVRGSFSMSEPDLGSDVAAIKTRARRDGNGGTPASGGVAGGGDYVIDGSKMWLTNGGSSNLIALLVRTDEGAEKAHQNLTTFLVEKPEGFGEVAPGLTIPGKIDKMGYKGVDTTEAVFDGFRIPASQVLGEAPGRGFAFMMDGIEVGRVNVAARACGIAIRAFELAVEYAQQRRTFGKPIAQHQAIAFKLAEMATKVEAAHLMMVNAARLKDTGERNDVAAGMAKLIASEYCAEVTQEAFRIHGGYGYSKEYEIERLMREAPFLLIGEGTSEIQKTIISRGLLREYQVKSRLPARR